Genomic DNA from Candidatus Sulfurimonas marisnigri:
GAAGATAGTACTATACTTGAAGTTGATTTTTTAGAGTTTAAAGCACAGTTCTTATCTAAAAACATACTAAACACTGAGTTTATAAATGAGATACTCTCAAAAACGCAGCAACTTCACTGTGTTGTAAACAGGGAGTTGGTATTTGATGCAACTGCAAAAGTTGCTTTTACCCTGTGTGATGATTTGGAAATGTTTAATACACTTAAAAGGACTGAAGTATCTTTTATGTTGCATATTCAACCAGAGACACTCTCTAGAGTTTTAAAAAAGTTAAAAAGAAGTTCTATCATCAATATTGAAAACTCTATAGTCACCATTCTTGATAAAAAGCTACTTCAAAATATATATAATGGTGGATTACTATGATTAAAACAACAAAAATGAGTACAAAAATCAAACTATTAGGCTCTATGCTAACAGTTCTAATGATTAGTGTAATAGGAACTACTATATACCTCAACCAGCAAAATACGAAAGATGCCCTTGTTGTAAATATTGTTGGAAAACAAAGAATGTTAACTCAAAAAATTGCTAAAAATATTTTTTATATATATCATAGTTCTAATAAAGATTTTACTGAACTAGATTCGGCTGCTAATGAGTTTATTAATGGTCTGAAGATTTTAGAACATGGGGATAAAGATAAAGAGATTTTAGCTGTTAATACATATAGTATCTCTACGCAACTTAAAAATGTCAATAAACTTTGGGTTAACTTTTATGAAAATATTCAAAAGTTTAAACTTCTCAATAATTCAAAATTTAGTATAAGTAAAGAGCTTGAAAAAGTCGTTAATTCTATATATGAACAAAACACCATCCTTCTTGATAATGTTGATAAACTAGTAACTATGTATACAAACCACAGTGAAGAGAAAACTAATTTCATAAAAACTTTCCAATACTTATCGGGAATTACATTCTTAATTTTACTTATATACTCACTAACAAAGTTAAGAGCGATGGAGTCACATGTAGATTCTTTTATACAGCACTCCAAAACACTCATAAATAATGAAAATATATCCAAGATTACACCAATAAAAATCAAACCTGAAAGCGAGAGTGAGATAGCTGAAGTTGGTGATACTATTAATTGTTTTATTCAAAAAATAAACTCTGCTATCGAACACTCCGACGAGGCTCTGAGACAATCACAGTATGCATCTTCCAAACTAGAGGAGCTTACTGATGAGTTTGACACTATCATAAATGAACTGCAAGATAATTCATTAGCATCTAAACACCTCAACAATAGCGAGGACATTGTCATTGAATCAACAGAGGTTTTAATAAACTCAACTCATAAACTTTCAAACCTAAAAAAAGAGTTAGAGAAACTTACTAAAAGTTGTCAAATAGTTAAACCATAAATACCCTCCCCTGCCAACGACCTAAGCTGTAAACATATAAGTTTTAGCTTAATTATAATCACTAAGCTATTGACATAAGTCAAGTAATTTATAAAAATTATGTGTTATACTTCTTTTTGTTAATTTATACATAACAAAAAATATTATCTAACAGGAGAGAATATGACACTTTCTAGAAGAGAATTTCTTAAGAGTTCAGCGGCGGCATCTGCGGCAGCGGCAGTTGGTATGAATGTACCGGCAAATTTGCAAGCAGCAGCTACTCAAGCTGAAGGTGACTGGAGATGGGACAAGGCAGCTTGTCGTTTCTGTGGTACGGGTTGTGGTATTATGATGGCTACTAAAAATGGTAAGATTGTAGCTGTTAAAGGTGACCCTGCGGCACCAGTTAATCGTGGTCTAAACTGTATTAAGGGTTACTTTAATGCAAAGATTATGTACGGTGCCGACAGGCTAACCAAGCCATTACTTAGAATGGATGCAAATGGCAACTTTGACAAAAAAGGTAAATTTGCACCTATATCTTGGGAAAGAGCTTTTGATGAGATGGCAATAAACATCAAAAAAGCACTTAAGCATGCTGGACCTGAAGGAGTTGGTATTTTTGCTTCTGGGCAATATACAATTATGGAAGGTTATGCAGCTCAAAAAATGATGAAAGCTGGCTTTAGATCAAATGCTATTGATCCAAATGCACGTCACTGTATGGCATCGGCTGTTGTTGGTTTTTACCAAACATTTGGTGTTGATGAACCTTCTGGCTGTTATGATGATATTGAACTTACTGACACAATAGTTACATGGGGTTCAAATATGGCAGAGATGCACCCTATTTTATGGTCTCGCGTTACTGACAGAAAACTTTCAGACCCTGAGAGAGTAAAAGTTATAAGTATTCAAACTTATACTCACAGAACTTCAGATTTAGCTGATACGGAAATCATATTCTCTCCAAATACAGATATAGCTCTATGGAACTACATTGCAAGAGAAATCGTAATGAGAGATGAAGCTGAAGGTATTATAGATTGGGATTTTGTTAAGAAACATATGATTTTTGCAGCTGGTCCAGTAAACATTGGTTATGGTATGAGAAGGGCTGGTGAGAAATCAATATCTCCTGTAAACTCTGATGGTAGTGCCGGTCAATATTCTGCTTTAGAGATGCAAACAATCAATAAAGAGATGAAAACAACTGTTTCTGCAAAAGAGGGACCTGCTTTAGAGCCTTTTGGTTATAAAGCTGGCGACACTATGAATCATACTGCTGGTACATTAGGTCACTGGGAAATTTCATTTGAAGAGTATAAAAAATCTTTAGAACCATACACATTAGAATATACTGCAAGTCTTACAAAGGGTGATCCGGATGAGTCCCTTGAGAGCTTCAAAGCAAAACTTCAAGAGTTAGCTAACTTGTATATTGAAAAGGGGCGAAAAGTAGTATCTTTTTGGACAATGGGAATGAATCAACATACTCGTGGTACTTGGGTTAATACACTTGCTTACAATGTTCACTTTTTGTTAAATAAACAAGCTAATCCTGGTGAGGGAGCATTTAGTTTGACTGGTCAGCCTTCTGCTTGTGGAACAGCTCGCGAGGTTGGTACATTTACACATAGACTTCCAGCGGATATGATGGTTGCAAATCCTAAACATAGAGCTATCGCTGAAGAAAAATGGAGGGTTCCAAATGGGACAATAAATGGTGTTGGTAAACAACATATTATGAAAATCCACCGTGATATCCAAGATGGCTTAATTAAATTTGCTTGGGTAAATGTTTGTAATCCATATCAAGATTCAGGATCCGCAACTCACTGGTTAAAAGCAGCCCGTGAAATGGATAACTTTATTGTTACCTCTGATGGATATCCTGGTATATCTGCAAAAGTATCTGACCTTATCCTTCCAACGGCTATGATTTATGAAAAATGGGGAGCATACGGAAATGCTGAACGCCGTACTCAACATTGGAGACAACAAGTTCTTCCTGTTGGTGATGCAATGTCTGATACTTGGCAATGGGTTGAACTCTCTAAGAGATTTACTGTTAAAGATTTATGGGGTGCGCAAGCGCCATCTGGTCCGAGAAAAGATGCGCTTCCTAGTGTTATAGAGCAAGCAAAGGCTATGGGTTACAGCGAAGATACAACAATGTTTGATATTTTATTTGCAAATAAAGTTGCTAAAACTTATAAACTTGACCAAAATGACCCAATTCAAAAAGGGTATGACAACTCTGAGGGTTATGGAGACAGCAGAAATGTTGTTGGTTCTGATGG
This window encodes:
- a CDS encoding Crp/Fnr family transcriptional regulator, with protein sequence MNEKLYHIKQLFFFDSLNSEMLNIIDSISRVVKYPKNSILYYENDTNNKIFFLVSGLLKVYKIDKFENEIFLYNIHKNSLISELTTLDNNIIHCFSNAEFMEDSTILEVDFLEFKAQFLSKNILNTEFINEILSKTQQLHCVVNRELVFDATAKVAFTLCDDLEMFNTLKRTEVSFMLHIQPETLSRVLKKLKRSSIINIENSIVTILDKKLLQNIYNGGLL
- a CDS encoding type IV pili methyl-accepting chemotaxis transducer N-terminal domain-containing protein, giving the protein MIKTTKMSTKIKLLGSMLTVLMISVIGTTIYLNQQNTKDALVVNIVGKQRMLTQKIAKNIFYIYHSSNKDFTELDSAANEFINGLKILEHGDKDKEILAVNTYSISTQLKNVNKLWVNFYENIQKFKLLNNSKFSISKELEKVVNSIYEQNTILLDNVDKLVTMYTNHSEEKTNFIKTFQYLSGITFLILLIYSLTKLRAMESHVDSFIQHSKTLINNENISKITPIKIKPESESEIAEVGDTINCFIQKINSAIEHSDEALRQSQYASSKLEELTDEFDTIINELQDNSLASKHLNNSEDIVIESTEVLINSTHKLSNLKKELEKLTKSCQIVKP
- the napA gene encoding nitrate reductase catalytic subunit NapA — its product is MTLSRREFLKSSAAASAAAAVGMNVPANLQAAATQAEGDWRWDKAACRFCGTGCGIMMATKNGKIVAVKGDPAAPVNRGLNCIKGYFNAKIMYGADRLTKPLLRMDANGNFDKKGKFAPISWERAFDEMAINIKKALKHAGPEGVGIFASGQYTIMEGYAAQKMMKAGFRSNAIDPNARHCMASAVVGFYQTFGVDEPSGCYDDIELTDTIVTWGSNMAEMHPILWSRVTDRKLSDPERVKVISIQTYTHRTSDLADTEIIFSPNTDIALWNYIAREIVMRDEAEGIIDWDFVKKHMIFAAGPVNIGYGMRRAGEKSISPVNSDGSAGQYSALEMQTINKEMKTTVSAKEGPALEPFGYKAGDTMNHTAGTLGHWEISFEEYKKSLEPYTLEYTASLTKGDPDESLESFKAKLQELANLYIEKGRKVVSFWTMGMNQHTRGTWVNTLAYNVHFLLNKQANPGEGAFSLTGQPSACGTAREVGTFTHRLPADMMVANPKHRAIAEEKWRVPNGTINGVGKQHIMKIHRDIQDGLIKFAWVNVCNPYQDSGSATHWLKAAREMDNFIVTSDGYPGISAKVSDLILPTAMIYEKWGAYGNAERRTQHWRQQVLPVGDAMSDTWQWVELSKRFTVKDLWGAQAPSGPRKDALPSVIEQAKAMGYSEDTTMFDILFANKVAKTYKLDQNDPIQKGYDNSEGYGDSRNVVGSDGKVFKGYGFFIQKYLWEEYAAFTRGHGHDLAPFDMYHKVRGLKWPVVDGKETAWRFNAKYDPYAAKATKESGNSHAFYGTLAKALQSGNLGGKDKDSKKKSLANKAKIFARPYMDPPEMPDAEYDIWLNTGRVLEHWHSGTMTMRVPELYRAVPEALCYMHPSDAKNKDLKQGGLCWIESRRGKVKARVETRGRNRPPKGLVFVPWFDEKVFINKVCLDATCPMSKQTDFKKCAVKIYKA